TAGTGAGTGTGTGACTGTGCAGACGTGGTGTTGTGGCATTCAGAGGGGGCTGTTTTAAATGTGAAAGGCAGTCTCAAAGGGGCACTGGCAGGGAAAGGTAGCAGGCAGGGGAGGTaagggggtagaggagggtgtcctgggactggggactgggccgaggggttgggggtggaggggggagggagtgcTGGGGATTGGGCCGAGGGGGGATGGGAGTGGAGGGTCGAGGAGGGGGTCCTGGGGAGTGGGCCAAGGGGGGTGGgagtggagggtggaggagggggtcctgGGGAGTGGGCcagggggaatgggagtggagggtggagggggtcCTGGGGAGTGGGCcagggggaatgggatggagggtacagtatgtatgtaacaCTCATGCCAGCTTCACTTTCCATGCCGCTCTCCTGAAGCTCTCTGCACCCCGTTAGCCCTGGCTTTCTTTCTGCGCTTCTTTGTGTGCCCGCATAATACCACAGTAAAGACTGCTACGCAGGTGGTCCCATCCCACCAGCCTAACCCCCATCACCCCACCCCTTAGCTCGGCTCTGCTCTGCCCGCTGCGGAGTGTCTCTATGCTGGCTGGGATGCCTTTCTCAGTCCTCAGCTTGGGACCACAAAGAGACACGTTGCTGGCAGATATACCCAttgaagagacacagagagaggaacatgactctatctccctctatatctctctatcgcTATCTCTCTATCGctatctttctatctctttctctctctctctctctctctctctctctctctctctctctctctctctctctctctatctctttctctctctcttttctcaggGACTTAAGTGGAGTTCCATGACAGTCACCAACACAATCACCGTATCCTCTCGGCCCTGCACTGTAGACCCCCTGATGTCCACATCCCTGTACCAGTCCACCTTCACAATATCCATCTTTAAATACCTGCCTCAAACTCTAACAATTTGTATACATCTAACAGTGGCAGGATGAGAAAGCTATCAAATCCTTCATTATCACTTCAAAATATTAACAAGACAAACCTGTTTAGATACAAAACAAGCAGACACTTATATGAAGGAAGAACATGACCCAAACGGAACATACAAGCCGTGACCCCATGGTCCTGACATCATTGGCTTGTCCgtgtccaaaatgacaccctattccctacatcagtgattcccaaactcagtcctctggaccccaaggggtgcacgttttggtttttgccctaacactacacagctaatGGTCAAGCTTTGATAATTTCAATCAACTGTGTATTGTTAGGGCAAATAGCAAAACGTGCACTCCTTGGGGTcctgaggaccgagtttgggaaacgctgccttacatagtacactacttttgaccagtgaccATATCTCTCTGGTCTAAGTagtgatagggaatagggtgcattttggGACGCAGATTTCAGTTGTTTACTGTTCAACCCCTCCCTTTCCCTGCCTCCTTGTACCAATTAGAGATGAAAAGTCTGTGGTATTCCCCCCAGCCATCTCAATCAGAGGCCAGGACATCAAAGCCATGACGCAAGGCAGGGACAAAATTGAAGCCATTATGGCTAATTGCGATGCCTTCTAAATGCAGGACCTTTTGCCTGAGCACCTGTTGCCTAAACACGTTGCTGACTCCAATAGGGACTTTGTGAGggcgagggaggcagagagggtgggagagcgagagaatgagggagagagagagagagacagagacagagagagagatggagggaagcgGCCCAGCTGCAtcaaatctttaaaaaaaaatcctgagagatggagaaggaggggggaggaccCCAGGCTACATGTCTCTTTTGAAAGATCCATGGCATTCTTCAGGCTCACTTGAGCAGAACCCCTTCCACCACACCCCCAGCCCCAGGCCATATCTCCCAGCCCCAGGCCATACCCTCCAGCCCCCAGGCCATACCTCCCAGCCCCAGGCCATACCTCCCAGCCCCAGGCCATACCTCCCAGCCCCAGGCCATACCCCCCAGCCCCAGGCCATACCTCCCAGCCCCAGGCCATACCtcacagccccagccccaggcCATACCTCCCAGCCCCAGGCATACCTCCCAGCCCCAGGCCATACCTCCCAGCCCCAGGCCAAacctcccagccccagccccaggtcATACCCTTCAGCCCCAAGCACCAGGCCATACCCTCCAGCCCCCAGCCATACCCTCCAACCCCCAGGCCATACCCTCCAGCCCCCAGCTCATACCCTCCAGTCCCCCAGATCACACCCTCCAGCCCTCAGCCCATACCCCCAGCTCACACCCTCCAGTCCCCCAGCCCATACCCTCCAGTCCCCCAGCtcataccctccagtccctcagcCCATACCCCCAGCTCACACCCTCTAGCCCTTAGCCCATACCCCCAGCTCACACCCTCCATTCCCCCAGCCCATACCCTCCAGTCCCCCAGCCCATACCGCAGCTCACACCCTCCAGTCCCCCAGCCCATACCCTCCAGTCCCCCAGCCCATACCCTCCAGTCCCCCAGCTCATACCCTCCAGTCCCCCAGCTCACACCCTCCAGTCCCCCAGCCCATACCCTCCAGTCCCCCAGCCCATACCCTCCAGTCCCCCAGCCCATACCCTCCAGTCCCCCAGCccataccctccagtccctcagcCCATACCCCCAGCTCACACCTTCCAGTCACCCAGCCCATACCCTCCAGTCCCCCAGCCCATACCCTCCAGTCCCCCAGCCCATACCCTCCAGTCCCCCAGCCCATACCCTCCAGTCCCCCAGCccataccctccagtccctcagcCCATACCCCCAGCTCACACCTTCCAGTCACCCAGCCCATACCCTCCAGTCCCCCAGCccataccctccagtccctcagcCCATACCCCCAGCTCACACCTTCCAGTCCCCCAGCCCATACCCTCCAGTCCCCCAGCCCATACCCTCCAGTCCCCCAGCccataccctccagtccctcagcCCATACCCCCAGCTCACACCTTCCAGTCCCCCAGCCCATACCCTCCAGTTGCTCAGCCCATACCCCCAGCTCACACCCTCCAGTCCCCCAGCCCATACCCTCCAGTCGCTCAGCCCATACCCCCAGCTCACACCCTCCAGTCGCCCAGCCCATACCCTCCAGTCCCCCAGCCCATACCCTCCAGTCCCCCAGCTCATACCCTCCAGTCCCCCAGCCCATACCCTCCAGTCCCCCAGCCCATACCCTCCAGTCCCCCAGCCCATACCCTCCAGTCCCCCAGCCCATACACTCCAGTCCCTCAGCCCATACCCCCAGCTCACACCCTCCAGCCCCTCAGCCCATACCCCCAGCTCACACCCTGCAGTCCCCCAGCCCATACCCTCCAGTCCCCCAGCCCATACCCCCAGCTCACACCCTCCAGTCCCCCAGCTCATACCCTCCAGTCCCCCAGCCCATACCCCCAGCTCACACCCTCCAGTCCCCCAGCccataccctccagtccctcagcCCATACCCCCAGCTCACACCTTCCAGTCCCCCAGCCCATACCCTCCAGTCGCTCAGCCCATACCCCCAGCGCACACCCTCCAGTCCCCCAGCCCATACCCTCCAGTCCCCCAGCCCATACCCTCCAGTCCCCCAGCCCATACCCTCCAGTCCCCCAGCCCATACCATCCAGTCCCTCAGCCCATACCCCCAGCTCATACCCTCCAGCCCTCAGCCCATACCCCCAGCTCACACCCTCCAGCCCTCAGCCCATACCCTCCAGTCCCCCAGCTCATACCCTCCAGTCCCCCAGCCCATACCCTCCAGTCCCCCAGCCCATACCCTCCAGTCCCCCAGCCCATACCTTCCAGTCCCCAAGCTCATACCCTCCAGTCCCCCAGCCCATACCCTCCAGTCCCCCAGCCCATACCCTCCAGTCCTCCAGCCCATACCCTCCAGTCCCCCAGCCCATACCCTCCCATCACAATAACATTCTGAAATATTTTCTCTTACCTTAAAACAAGACCGCTGAGTGCCTGCTGCTCCTGTTCAGTCTCATGCATCCAGCTTCCTACTCACCCAACTCACATCAGAGATAAGAATCAGAACTGGGGGGAAAAAGAAAGAAAGCCCCACAGAAGATTTCATTCATGCATTTAGGGCCATTCCACCAACTATATTCCTCCATCTTTATTTGGTTGAAGTTGACCCTGAAAcattcccccaaaaatgtaacgACTGATGCGTGGAGGAATACGTTAAACAGAGATAGGACGTAGCCTTGTTGTGTACCAGCAACTAAACTGGAACAGCATCTACATCCATATACTTAGACAggttatacagtatattattttttatttgccTTTTATATATTGTATGACATCACATGTTATGAAATGTTTTTACATATATTTATTTATGAAGATCTATCTAGCCGACTACATCAACAATGTGCCTGCCTGCAGCACTAGGAAAGGTGCTCATCCATCTTATTCCTGCTGTGATGAAGCCAGTTGGCTATAGTCAACCCTTGGAACAGAATCACCAGTGGAAGAAGCAGGGGTCATGGTTTTGGGCCTGAACAAGTTCTACACCTCCTACTCTCCAAACCGGTCCTTCCCTAGTGGGTGCTGGCTGACGCTTTTCTTTGGCACCATTATCCGCCTCCTCCTCCCCGAATCAAGGCCACTTCCTATATGACCCCGGAGACAGAGCTCTgga
The Salmo salar chromosome ssa16, Ssal_v3.1, whole genome shotgun sequence DNA segment above includes these coding regions:
- the LOC123727712 gene encoding extensin-like, with protein sequence MEDCNIEDCNIEDMENCNIADCNIEDCNKGDIEDCNIEDCNIEDMEDIQDCNIEDCNIEDIKACNIEDIEACNIENCKIENIEDCNIEDREDCNIERILKPQAISPSPRPYPPAPRPYLPAPGHTSQPQAIPPSPRPYPPAPGHTSQPQAIPHSPSPRPYLPAPGIPPSPRPYLPAPGQTSQPQPQVIPFSPKHQAIPSSPQPYPPTPRPYPPAPSSYPPVPQITPSSPQPIPPAHTLQSPSPYPPVPQLIPSSPSAHTPSSHPLALSPYPQLTPSIPPAHTLQSPSPYRSSHPPVPQPIPSSPPAHTLQSPSSYPPVPQLTPSSPPAHTLQSPSPYPPVPQPIPSSPPAHTLQSLSPYPQLTPSSHPAHTLQSPSPYPPVPQPIPSSPPAHTLQSPSPYPPVPQPIPPAHTFQSPSPYPPVPQPIPSSPSAHTPSSHLPVPQPIPSSPPAHTLQSPSPYPPVPQPIPPAHTFQSPSPYPPVAQPIPPAHTLQSPSPYPPVAQPIPPAHTLQSPSPYPPVPQPIPSSPPAHTLQSPSPYPPVPQPIPSSPPAHTLQSPSPYTPVPQPIPPAHTLQPLSPYPQLTPCSPPAHTLQSPSPYPQLTPSSPPAHTLQSPSPYPQLTPSSPPAHTLQSLSPYPQLTPSSPPAHTLQSLSPYPQRTPSSPPAHTLQSPSPYPPVPQPIPSSPPAHTIQSLSPYPQLIPSSPQPIPPAHTLQPSAHTLQSPSSYPPVPQPIPSSPPAHTLQSPSPYLPVPKLIPSSPPAHTLQSPSPYPPVLQPIPSSPPAHTLPSQ